Within Mustela nigripes isolate SB6536 chromosome 3, MUSNIG.SB6536, whole genome shotgun sequence, the genomic segment tcacaaatatatgtgtgtatgtgtaacttataatagtatatagtatatataatagtAACATAATTACAGcttattttatgtcatttgttagtaaagctattttattttattttattttaaagatagatttattggAGCCGAGGCAGCCAAGACCGATTTCCGCGGCCTCTGAGCCCGCGGCAGCGACTCCCCTCAGCCTCCGCCGCCTCGCCAGCCCGTACCCCCGGCCCCAGCCCTTGGAGTCAGGCCCCTTTGAGTAGGGGGTCTTGGAGGCTCAGGATGGCGGATTTCGACGAGATctatgaggaggaggaggacgaggagcgGGCCCTGGAGGAGCAGCTGCTCAAGTACTCGCCGGACCCAGTGGTGGTCCGCGGCTCCGGTCACGTCACCGTATTTGGACTGAGCAACAAATTTGAATCAGAATTCCCTTCGTCATTAACTGGAAAAGTAGCTCCCGAAGAATTTAAAGCCAGCATCAACAGAGTTAACAGTTGTCTTAAGAAGAACCTTCCTGTTAATGTACGTTGGCTACTTTGTGGCTGCCTTTGTTGCTGCTGCACATTAGGTTGCAGTATGTGGCCAGTTATTTGCCTCAGTAAAAGAACACGAAGATCGATTGAGAAGTTATTAGAATGGGAAAACAATAGGTTATACCACAAGCTGTGCTTGCACTGGAGACTGAGCAAAAGGAAATGTGAAACGAATAACATGATGGAATATGTCATCCTCATAGAATTTTTACCAAAGACACCGATTTTTCGACCAGATTAGCATTTACTTTATTTATAGAGACTTTCCAAGTATGTTGTCTTTCCAATGGTGCCTTGCTTGGTGCTCTCCTGGTGGTGACATAACATTGGTTCTACAGAATCGTGtggtgtttttttctgttttttttttgtttgtttgtttgtttcgtttcgttttgttttgtttttaaaataaccgCATGTTCTAAGTGTGCATTTTTGTCAAACTTTGCAAGTTATTTCATACAAATGTTTAATACTTAAGTTATTGTGCTCTTTTCTGTTATGTATTCTGATTTTCAAGGATTACTTTTTTGTATTATcgaaaaaatacatttgaaattagCATAAAAAGTGGccagccttttttattttatcaccaAGGTACACacagtcttttatttattaatgccATAATATAGAAGAACACTTTTGTAAGGCTCTACTTACCTATTCTAGCAAGCAcactctttgtattatttttcttccttttaaaatttaaaatagttattattttaaaatagtaagttttCTTTACTAGCTTTTTGGAACCTAATATATCCTTTCCCATACAATTCCTAACGCTCTGTTTACAGCAGAAATATCTGTAACATTATGAAGACCTATCaaatttttgaaagtatttctgTCTTCAGAGGTAGTAAAGcatgattaaattatttttattagaatagaCAAATAACAAATGGTATGCATGCACCTAATGGTTTCTAGAGCTCAGGATCACAAAATATAGTAGCATTACAATCTGTGTATATTTTTGATCAAGATAATAATGGCCTtacttgtgttattttttattgtttatcaaATCTTATATAGAAAAGTATGGAAATActccttttaaagatttctaaggaaaatatttctcccaATCTAACATAATTGCAGAATGGATATATGTTTCTGAAAGGtttttgaaagaaagcaaaagttctTGAATTAAAAGTGAGCTGGTGTTTAATACCCCATTGATATTTAGAACAGATTATTACTAAGAAATGGAGGAGAGATCTAGTACTGTTTTTATCCACTAGTTTGCTTTCAGTCCAGTTATGTATACTTTTTTGATTAAGAATGTGACATATAAGTATGAATCAGATTAGCTAGTTTCTTTTAAACATAgacaaacatacatattttttccttccttttgttgtACATATCTCCATGCATTTTAAAACCTTCTAAATTTCTGAATGGCCTATgtgtaaatttttgtttttataaacgtGAAATTATACAAGTTTTAATGTGTGTCAAGAACTTGTTCCATACAACTGTGGTATCTAGCAATAATGTGAATaacttttgaaattatataaactaTGCTTACTAATTTGTATTGAGAATTGGTACCACTATACAATATCTTTTCTCCTtgtattaaatcttttaaataccagtttcaaaaaaaaaaaaataaaaataaagatagatttatttatttatttgagagagagagagagaatgcacttGCACATTGAAGGGAGgtacagaaagagagggagagagaaactcaagcagatgccacactgagcacagagccctgtgcagggctagatcccatgactCTTGACACTATcaagtcctgagatcatgacctgagctggaaaccaagactcagaggcTCAActtactgtgccacccaggcactccaataaaactatcttaaaaggaaatatatagctTCATAACTCTATAGCTATTTAGGAAATAAGACATTCCTACAAATAAAATACCATGTTATGATGGCTTCAGTGGTAAATTCTACCAGGCTTTTacgaaataaataatataattcaaTAGGATTCtacataaaattttccataaaattaaaagggagaaaatgttttCCCTCTTAATGAGATCAACATTACCCTttttacaaaatcaaagaaatgatgGCAAAATAATCCTacatgaacataaatgcaaaattcatgcagttttaaaaaatcatatccaACTATATGTAagaataggtgatggggattaaggagtacatttATGGTGAGTACTGGGTGTATGTAAGTGttcaatcactaaattctgcacaCGAagctaatattacattgtatattaactaactggaacttaaatgaaaacttagaaaaacaaaacaggggcccctgggtggctcagtgggttgggcctctgccttcagctcaggtcatgatcttgggtcataAGAtgaagcctcgcatcaggctctctgctcagtgagagcctctctctctctctgcctgtttgtctTTTCTGcccgttaaataaataaataaaatcttaaaaaacaaacaaacaaacaaaataaaatgagcttatttaaaaaaaaaaaaacatcatgacCAAGGATAATTTATTCTTAGAATGCAGAgttattttgagatttaaaaacaaataatccatcacattaacaaacaaagaagaaaaataa encodes:
- the LOC132013176 gene encoding cysteine-rich hydrophobic domain-containing protein 2; amino-acid sequence: MADFDEIYEEEEDEERALEEQLLKYSPDPVVVRGSGHVTVFGLSNKFESEFPSSLTGKVAPEEFKASINRVNSCLKKNLPVNVRWLLCGCLCCCCTLGCSMWPVICLSKRTRRSIEKLLEWENNRLYHKLCLHWRLSKRKCETNNMMEYVILIEFLPKTPIFRPD